gcatttacgctaagcccggtgtatttacactgtttattcttgtgctgattcaattgtacaccgtttcaatgaaaaaacaaacaaacgtttgcaatgaaattatagcagaattcagctttgttggaacatttggtcaagacaatattgtgttactctattttaattttacattgttatctgcctgacaaatggtttgcccgaatctattagtctgaccagcaaatgtttgatgaaatgaatttttgtatttttgaggaagaaaataatattcctttggctcagtactttttgagccaaaataagtgctgccataatattgtgcttacttgtctggctgacttcttctcactttccattgtagatgtttactggtggtgataatgtcacaaagaagaaccagactgagccctgaatctgaggctgctccttttatctggagtcaacaagccttgtttgaaagcccagtggatcaatgattataaaggtatgctatcaatctacctgctatctaattcttatggataccgcaagcacatgacaagagctgcaaccaaagcctgtcacagtgacagattttattcgtacattgtatttaccccaaaaatgtcacaataaacaacagcatgtttttttatgccattgatcatattggagcaaaaataattattgagaatattgtattgccatgtagaactaggaatatcttggaatgaaaaaatagaaatagaaattattcggcttctgttaaaatattgtgcttcaccaaatatcacaattcataaaaacgcatactatccgtaatagtcgaggaaaattagatgcctttaaacttccttcataatgcttatttcacctgattgaagaaggctgtggtagctgtttgacaaatccacatttttatcagcaatttgtactgcccatcaaaagtctctacttagttgaaaacaacgaatggtcaccggaattatttttcagtcattacattgttttagtctgaaagagtatgtttcgggtgttgtctttattatttgaactcagtcatgtctgttgtcctgaaattgttagctataagagctgtacagtggtaactaccataaagagccggcttgtgctgtgtatgaagtttaatttattcaaaagtcatgtaactacggcatatttctgacactctatggttgctataatgttgattttcatgatttcagtcatgccctcatacttcttcagttactgtagaatactttttagaatatttctgatactgtaatgttgctgaaaaaccagagtgtgatcaggtgaaatgacttttgtctggacctaacactggagagcctgtgttcgaatgtccccatattgatgTTCCACAGAgccgaacagtgttaactttctatagtgtggtatattaatcccaaagcCTCCTGTGAgagatgttcaatgagaaataatgtttattgatttcttaactggtcagaatgaagaacgctgaatattttgacaccataatggtgttatgttgcagacaccaagtgacgggatcttgactgaaccttctggagaccaagaagggagtgagagagccacttcatccttacaacaggttactacttcttatcatgatatactaggtttgagttttcagctttctttgacaaacacaggagaagttataaatcagaaacatggactctccatgatttcagtcgtcatgtcctcatatttctttagacctgaaaaaccggagtgtgtttcaggtgacatgatttttgtctggacctaattctggagagcctgttttcgaatgtccccatattgcttttacacagagctgaacagtgttaactttctatagtgtcttatattaatcccaaaccctcctgtgagcgatgttcaatgaaaaacaatgtttattcatttattaactaatcaggatgaataaatttgaatatttctgacactgcactgttgctatgttgcagacattaagtgttccgatcctgatgaaaccttctgaagatcaagaaaggagtggaagatccacttcttccttaaacaggttactacgtcttatcattatgtattaggtttcagttttcagctttctttgacaaacacaggagaagttataaatcagaaacatagactctccatgatttcagtcgtcatgtcctcatatttctttagacctgaaaaacctgagtgtgtttcaggtgtcatgacttttgtcttaacctaactctggagatgctgtggctgaatgtccccatattgctcttccacagagctgaacagtgttaactttctatagtgtggtacattattcccaaactctcctgtgagcaatgttcaatgagaaataatgtttattcatttcttaactggttagaatgaagaatgctgaatatgttgacaccgtaatgttgttatgttgcagacaccaaatgacaggtacctgactgaaccctctggagaccaagaatggagtgagagatccactacatccttacaacaggttattacttcttatcatgatatactaggtttgagtattcagctttctttgacaaacacaggagaagttataaatcacaaacatagactctccatgatttcagtcgtcatgtcctcatatttcttcagacctgaaaaaaccTGAGTgcgtttcaggtgacatgacttttgtcttaacctaactctggagagcctgtgttcgaatgtccccatattgctgttccacagaactgaacagtgttaactttctatcgtgtggtatattcatcccaaaccctcccgtgagcaatgttcaatgataattaatatttattcctttcttaactggtcagaatgaagaatgctgaaacttttgacaccgtaatgttgttatgttgcagacatcaagtgacaggtacctgactgaaccctctggaaaccaagaatggagtgagagatccacttcatccttacaacaggttactacttcttatcatgatagactaggtttgaattttcaatgttctttgacaaacacaggacgagttataaatcagaaacatggactctccatgatttcagtcgtcatgtcctcatatttctttagacctgaaaaacccgagtgtgtttcaggtgacatgacttttgccttaacctaactctgcagagcctgtgttcgaatgtccccatattgctgttccacagaactgaacagtgttaactttctatagtgtggtatattcatcccaaactctcccgtgagcaatgttcaatgataattaatgtttattcatttcttaactggtcagaatgaagaatgctgaatatgttgacaccgtaatgttatgttgcagacaccaactgacctgactgaaccctctggagaccatgaatggagtgagagatccacttcattcttacaacaggttactacttcttatcatgatagactaggtttgagttttcagctttctttgacaaacacaggagaagttataagtcagaaacatggactctccatgatttcagtcgtcatgtcctcatatttctttagacctgaaaaacccgagtgtgtttcaggtgacatgacttttgccttaacctaactctggagagcctgtgttcgaatgtccccatattgctgttactcagagctgaacagtgttaacttactatagtgtggtacattattcccgaactctcctgtgagcaatgttcaatgagaaataatgtttattcatttcttaactggtcagaatgaagaatgctgaatatgttgacaccgtaatgttatgttgcagacaccaactgacctgactgaaccctctggagaccatgaatggagtgagagatccacttcattcttacaacaggttattacttcttatcatgatatactaggtttgaattttcattgttctttgacaaacacaggagaagttataaatcagaaacatggactctccatgatttcagtcgtcatgtcctcatatttctttagacctgaaaaacccgagtgtgtttcaggtgacatgacttttgccttaacctaactctggagagcctgtgttcgaatgtccccatattgctgttccacagaactgaacagtgttaactttctatcgtgtggtatattcatcccaaactctcccgtgagcaatgttcaatgataattaatatttattcatttcttaactggtcaaaatgaagaatgctgaaacttttgacaccgtaatgttgttatgttgcagacatcaagtgacaggtacctgactgaaccctctggaaaccaagaatggagtgagagatccacttcatccttacaacaggttactatttcttatcatgatatactaggtttgaattttcaatgttctttgacaaacacaggagaagttataaatcagaaacatggactctccatgatttcagtcgtcatgtcctcatatttctttagacctgaaaaacctgagtgtgtttcaggtgtcatgacttttgtcttaacctaactctggagagcctgtgttcgaatgtccccatattgctgttactcagagctgaacagtgttaacttactatagtgtggtacattattcccgaactctcctgtgagcaatgttcaatgagaaataatgtttattcatttcttaactggtcagaatgaagaatgctgaaacttttgacaccgtaatggtgttatgttgcagacatcaagtgacaggtacctgactgaaccctctggaaaccaagaatggagtgagagatccacttcatccttacaacaggttactacttcttatcatgatatactaggtttgaattttcaatgttctttgacaaacacaggagaagttataaatcagaaacatggactctccatgatttcagtcgtcatgtcctcatatttctttagacctgaaaaacgcgagtgtgtttcaggtgacatgacttttgccttaacctaactctggagagcctgtgttcgaatgtccccatattgctgttccacagaactgaacagtgttaactttctatagtgtggtacattattcccgaactctcctgtgagcaatgttcaatgagaaataatgtttattcatttcttaactggtcagaattaAGAATGCTGAAAcctttgacaccgtaatgttgttatgttgcagacatcaagtgacaggtacctgactgaaccttctggaaaccaagaatggagtgagagatccacttcatccttacaacaggttactacttcttatcatgatatactaggtttgaattttcaatgttctttgacaaacacaggagaagttataaatcagaaacatggactctccatgatttcagtcgtcatgtcctcatatttctttagacctgaaaaacccgagtgtgtttcaggtgacatgacttttgccttaacctaactctggagagcctgtgttcgaatgtccccatattgctgttccacagaactgaacagtgttaactttctatagtgtggtgtattcatcccaaactctcccgtgagcaatgttcaatgataattaatgtttattcatttcttaactggtcagaatgaagaatgctgaatatgttgacaccgtaatgttatgttgcagacaccaactgacctgactgaaccctctggagaccatgaatggagtgagagatccacttcattcttacaacaggttattacttcttatcatgatatactaggtttgaattttcaatgttctttgacaaacacaggagaagttataaatcagaaacatggactctccatgatttcagtcgtcatgtcctcatatttctttagacctgaaaaacccgagtgtgtttcaggtgacatgacttttgccttaacctaactctggagagcctgtgttcgaatgtccccatattgctgttccacagaactgaacagtgttaactttctatcgtgtggtatattcatcccaaactctcccgtgagcaatgttcaatgataattaatatttattcatttcttaactggtcaaaatgaagaatg
This window of the Hippocampus zosterae strain Florida chromosome 1, ASM2543408v3, whole genome shotgun sequence genome carries:
- the LOC127597448 gene encoding polysialoglycoprotein-like, encoding MIIKTPSDGILTEPSGDQEGSERATSSLQQTPNDRYLTEPSGDQEWSERSTTSLQQTSSDRYLTEPSGNQEWSERSTSSLQQTPTDLTEPSGDHEWSERSTSFLQQTSSDRYLTEPSGNQEWSERSTSSLQQTSSDRYLTEPSGNQEWSERSTSSLQQTSSDRYLTEPSGNQEWSERSTSSLQQTPTDLTEPSGDHEWSERSTSFLQQTSSDRYLTEPSGNQEWSERSTSSLQQTSSDRYLTEPSGNQEWSERSTSSLQQTPSDLTEPSGDHEWNER